The Desulfatibacillum aliphaticivorans DSM 15576 genome has a segment encoding these proteins:
- a CDS encoding Na(+)/H(+) antiporter subunit D, which yields MIPDIPPGLLIVCGALLVPFLRGGVRKAWVLILPLTALAIAATAPEGARWTVDFLGQKLVLFHMDRLSRVFGIIFSLITVIGFVFALKVEDSLQHAAALVYAGSALGVTFAGDFLSLYVYWEFMAVASTFLVLARRTPEARAAAFRYILVHLAGGLVLLAGIVLWYYETGSLAVGHIGLNGSASWLIFLGIAVNAAIPPLHPWLKDAYPQSTATGAVFLSAFTTKSAVYLMARTFAGTELLIWLGAIMTFVPIFYAVLENDIRSVLSYSLINQVGFMMCGVGIGTELAINGTVAHAFCHILYKALLFMAAGSVLHVTGRIRCTDLGGLYKSMPLTCLFCIVGAASISAFPLFSGFVSKSMIVSAAGYGHLSVIWLMLQFASAGVFHHAGIKVPFFMFFSHDQGIKAKEPPLNMLLAMGTAAFLCIAVGVYPKPLYAILPFPVDYVPYTAAHVVGQLQLLLFGALAFALLMLSGVYPPEIRAINLDTDWFYRKGFRVADKALGTVLNGVNKAAAGLFFGVIPGAAARFSSNAPVRIAGAPLAGLFWLLGCRGQYLKFRMDFLRKSFEKESLPVGWAAAAVAVMFVLLYVWN from the coding sequence ATGATTCCTGACATCCCGCCAGGACTCCTGATCGTCTGCGGAGCGCTCCTGGTTCCCTTTCTCAGAGGGGGAGTCCGGAAGGCATGGGTGTTGATCCTGCCTTTGACGGCGCTGGCCATCGCCGCCACCGCCCCGGAGGGCGCCCGGTGGACCGTCGACTTTCTGGGGCAGAAGCTGGTCCTGTTTCACATGGACCGTTTGTCCCGGGTTTTTGGAATCATTTTCTCCCTGATCACGGTTATCGGTTTCGTTTTTGCGCTAAAAGTCGAAGACTCACTCCAGCATGCCGCAGCCCTGGTGTATGCGGGAAGCGCCCTGGGCGTGACCTTCGCCGGGGATTTTCTTTCCCTTTACGTGTACTGGGAATTCATGGCCGTGGCCTCCACCTTTCTGGTGCTGGCGCGGCGAACCCCGGAAGCCCGGGCGGCCGCGTTTCGCTATATTCTGGTGCACCTGGCCGGGGGATTGGTTTTACTGGCGGGAATCGTCCTCTGGTATTACGAAACCGGAAGCCTGGCCGTCGGGCATATCGGCCTTAACGGATCGGCTTCCTGGCTGATCTTCCTGGGAATCGCCGTGAATGCGGCCATACCGCCCCTGCATCCGTGGTTAAAGGACGCCTATCCCCAAAGCACGGCAACGGGAGCGGTCTTCCTTTCCGCATTCACCACCAAAAGCGCCGTCTATTTGATGGCCCGCACCTTTGCAGGAACCGAATTGCTCATCTGGCTGGGCGCGATCATGACGTTCGTCCCCATCTTCTACGCGGTCCTGGAAAACGACATCCGAAGCGTTTTGTCATACAGCCTGATCAACCAGGTCGGGTTCATGATGTGCGGCGTGGGGATCGGCACGGAACTGGCCATCAACGGAACCGTGGCCCACGCCTTTTGCCATATTTTATACAAGGCGCTGTTGTTCATGGCCGCCGGAAGCGTGCTCCACGTCACCGGACGCATCCGATGCACGGACCTGGGAGGGCTATACAAATCCATGCCGCTCACCTGCCTCTTTTGCATTGTGGGAGCGGCGTCCATATCCGCCTTTCCGTTGTTTTCCGGGTTTGTCAGCAAGTCCATGATCGTCTCCGCCGCCGGATACGGACATCTATCCGTGATTTGGCTCATGCTTCAATTCGCCTCGGCGGGCGTGTTTCATCATGCAGGCATCAAGGTGCCATTTTTTATGTTTTTTTCCCACGACCAGGGGATTAAGGCCAAGGAGCCTCCATTGAATATGCTTCTGGCCATGGGAACGGCCGCCTTTTTGTGCATTGCGGTGGGCGTGTATCCCAAGCCCTTGTACGCCATTCTGCCTTTTCCCGTGGACTATGTCCCGTACACGGCGGCCCACGTGGTCGGGCAATTGCAACTCCTGTTATTCGGCGCCCTGGCCTTCGCCCTGCTCATGCTGTCCGGCGTGTACCCCCCGGAAATCAGGGCGATTAACCTGGATACGGACTGGTTCTACCGCAAAGGCTTCCGCGTTGCGGACAAGGCTTTGGGAACCGTTTTGAACGGAGTCAATAAAGCCGCGGCCGGGCTTTTCTTCGGAGTTATTCCCGGAGCCGCGGCGCGATTTTCATCAAACGCCCCGGTGCGTATTGCCGGCGCGCCATTGGCCGGGCTGTTTTGGCTGTTGGGATGCAGGGGCCAATACCTGAAATTCAGGATGGATTTTTTGCGGAAATCCTTTGAAAAGGAGTCCCTGCCCGTGGGATGGGCGGCCGCGGCCGTCGCCGTGATGTTCGTGCTTCTATATGTTTGGAATTAA
- a CDS encoding Crp/Fnr family transcriptional regulator, producing MPSLAQMKNIRMMSILSDDMLNRILPLITEESYAAEQEIFCEGDPADAVYVLVKGKALLNKSASNSVCVAVSAVDPGDAFGWSAILGRCIYSATATCVEESLLWRMPGKALLDLLNEDPVMGHKVMEFLAQTLNERLEKRTTQLFKTLLEHIEMVCGLEGAN from the coding sequence ATGCCGTCACTGGCCCAAATGAAAAATATCCGCATGATGTCTATTTTGTCCGACGACATGTTGAATCGAATTCTTCCCTTGATTACGGAGGAAAGCTACGCCGCCGAGCAGGAAATATTTTGCGAGGGCGACCCTGCGGACGCCGTTTATGTGCTTGTGAAGGGCAAGGCCCTGTTGAACAAGTCCGCTTCCAACTCCGTGTGCGTTGCCGTTTCGGCCGTAGATCCGGGCGACGCCTTTGGCTGGAGCGCCATCTTGGGGCGTTGCATATACAGCGCCACGGCCACGTGCGTGGAGGAAAGTCTGCTTTGGAGGATGCCGGGTAAGGCGCTTTTGGATCTGTTGAACGAGGATCCCGTCATGGGACACAAGGTTATGGAGTTTTTAGCGCAAACCCTGAACGAACGCCTGGAAAAGCGCACCACCCAACTTTTTAAAACCCTGCTGGAACATATCGAAATGGTCTGCGGCCTGGAAGGAGCTAATTGA